From the Bombus vancouverensis nearcticus chromosome 3, iyBomVanc1_principal, whole genome shotgun sequence genome, one window contains:
- the LOC117164095 gene encoding enoyl-CoA hydratase domain-containing protein 3, mitochondrial isoform X1, translated as MLRFIKKDIFIYFQVGRSSTRTFSINRMLFSEEKYLEIKEDNGVKTLILNHPESRNSLSLKMLKSLLINIKKDEDSKNLRSIVIKSGLERVFSAGHNLKELTGNNEKLHKEIFETCSELMRTITQSPVPIIVAVDGIATAAGCQLVTACDIAICTEQSSFATPGANLGIFCSTPGIPLVRNVPKKMAMYMLFTGFSITGKEAYEAGLVSKVVQNDKFEEEIEKITTSINMKSRSIIHVGKTFLYEQLDLDMSTAYFLGTEKMINSLKMKDAQEGIKSFIEKRKPIWSHDYEKN; from the exons ATGTTAAGATTTataaagaaagatatttttatttattttcag GTGGGAAGATCTAGTACGAGGACTTTTTCTATAAATAGAATGTTGTTTTCAGAAGAAAAATATCTAGAAATCAAGGAAGATAATGGA GTAAAGACATTGATATTAAATCATCCAGAATCTCGCAATTCTTTATCTTTGAAAATGTTAAAGTCTTtattaataaacataaaaaagGATGAAGATAGTAAAAATCTTCGATCCATAGTTATTAAATCTGGATTGGAAAGAGTATTTTCTGCTGGACACAACTTAAAAGAATTG ACTGGTAACAATGAGAAACTTCACAAGGAAATCTTTGAAACATGCTCAGAGTTGATGCGAACAATTACTCAAAGTCCTGTTCCTATAATTGTTGCTGTAGATGGTATAGCAACTGCAGCTGGTTGTCAATTGGTTACTGCATGTGATATTGCTATTTGCACTGAACAAAGTTCATTTGCTACACCAGG AGCCAATCTTGGAATATTTTGTTCTACACCAGGTATTCCCTTAGTTCGAAATGTACCCAAGAAGATGGCAATGTACATGCTATTTACAGGTTTTAGCATTACTGGCAAAGAAGCATACGAAGCAGGACTTGTGAGTAAAGTTGTACAAAATGATAAATTTG aagaagaaattgaaaagaTTACTACATCTATAAATATGAAAAGCCGTTCTATTATTCATGTTGGAAAAACATTTTTGTATGAACAATTGGATCTTGATATGTCAACTGCATATTTCTTAGGAACTGAAAAGATGATTAATAGTTTAAAAATGAAAGATGCTCAAGAAGGAATCAAAAGTTTCATTGAAAAGCGAAAACCTATTTGGAGTCATGATTATGAGAAAAATTAA
- the LOC117164095 gene encoding enoyl-CoA hydratase domain-containing protein 3, mitochondrial isoform X2 encodes MLFSEEKYLEIKEDNGVKTLILNHPESRNSLSLKMLKSLLINIKKDEDSKNLRSIVIKSGLERVFSAGHNLKELTGNNEKLHKEIFETCSELMRTITQSPVPIIVAVDGIATAAGCQLVTACDIAICTEQSSFATPGANLGIFCSTPGIPLVRNVPKKMAMYMLFTGFSITGKEAYEAGLVSKVVQNDKFEEEIEKITTSINMKSRSIIHVGKTFLYEQLDLDMSTAYFLGTEKMINSLKMKDAQEGIKSFIEKRKPIWSHDYEKN; translated from the exons ATGTTGTTTTCAGAAGAAAAATATCTAGAAATCAAGGAAGATAATGGA GTAAAGACATTGATATTAAATCATCCAGAATCTCGCAATTCTTTATCTTTGAAAATGTTAAAGTCTTtattaataaacataaaaaagGATGAAGATAGTAAAAATCTTCGATCCATAGTTATTAAATCTGGATTGGAAAGAGTATTTTCTGCTGGACACAACTTAAAAGAATTG ACTGGTAACAATGAGAAACTTCACAAGGAAATCTTTGAAACATGCTCAGAGTTGATGCGAACAATTACTCAAAGTCCTGTTCCTATAATTGTTGCTGTAGATGGTATAGCAACTGCAGCTGGTTGTCAATTGGTTACTGCATGTGATATTGCTATTTGCACTGAACAAAGTTCATTTGCTACACCAGG AGCCAATCTTGGAATATTTTGTTCTACACCAGGTATTCCCTTAGTTCGAAATGTACCCAAGAAGATGGCAATGTACATGCTATTTACAGGTTTTAGCATTACTGGCAAAGAAGCATACGAAGCAGGACTTGTGAGTAAAGTTGTACAAAATGATAAATTTG aagaagaaattgaaaagaTTACTACATCTATAAATATGAAAAGCCGTTCTATTATTCATGTTGGAAAAACATTTTTGTATGAACAATTGGATCTTGATATGTCAACTGCATATTTCTTAGGAACTGAAAAGATGATTAATAGTTTAAAAATGAAAGATGCTCAAGAAGGAATCAAAAGTTTCATTGAAAAGCGAAAACCTATTTGGAGTCATGATTATGAGAAAAATTAA
- the LOC117164093 gene encoding uncharacterized protein LOC117164093, translating into MYFKQPSLVIISMAACYRDQRRMGQMIDQMKILASNLDELRAEINALRNTYLRNEEDLPHANDFKRNRSSEINILHKLRRYMKKVTNIYTLRKRQKRDKIRESYYPCTNMDPVLPTFLNCIIRTRKKENMLQIPARIKYLKSQGNQTNENIGSRHYITKRPSASMDTENTNYHGSLFTKHGNEQYNKIIFPKQNTTLVPHCSEISCELDFQVENSIFSSGSNVNIFSDSYTLKNCPENTKVVLSNGNNKQSATKCTQTRIAKLGRKSKNFNFYSKRPNLCFSKIKNAVIEKRIIRNSNERTFTIRREVNNTKNYPNLKKNRSEQCSCRKKGNNFTQLNGENTGGQNFPIEKNIKKIKNNLSIKNMFENLLPVTEPELSSSLLSLELDINISNNSSNIEEFSERRKPRTYIIRQTTQECNRNNWLNNFEKSVVCVEHTSDLTLSSYSFSNHNVPFN; encoded by the exons ATGTACTTTAAACAGCCGAGCTTAGTTATAATCAGTATGGCGGCATGTTATCGCGATCAACGAAGAATGGGTCAAATGATCGATCAAATGAAAATACTTGCCAGTAATTTGGATGAGTTACGTGCTGAAATTAATGCATTAAGAAATACTTACTTGCGAAACGAAGAGGATCTTCCACATGCAAATGATTTCAAACGAAATAGGAGTagcgaaattaatattttacataaattaaGAAGATATATGAAGAAAGTAACAAACATATACACATTGAGAAAAAGACAAAAACGTGATAAAATTCGAGAG TCTTATTATCCCTGTACGAATATGGACCCTGTATTACCTACGTTTTTAAACTGCATCATTCGTAcccgaaaaaaagaaaatatgttaCAAATACCAGCTaggattaaatatttgaaaagtcAAGGCAACCAAACGAACGAGAATATCGGAAGTCGGCACTATATAACGAAACGTCCATCAGCATCTATGGACACTGAAAATACAAACTATCACGGATCATTATTCACAAAACATGGAAATgaacaatataataaaataatatttccaaAACAAAATACAACTCTTGTTCCACATTGTTCCGAAATAAGTTGTGAATTAGATTTCCAAGTTGAAAACTCAATATTTTCCTCTGGATCCAATGTGAATATTTTTTCAGATTCGTATACTTTAAAAAATTGTCCAGAAAATACAAAAGTAGTTTTGTCAAATGGTAATAACAAGCAATCTGCAACAAAATGTACGCAAACAAGAATAGCAAAACTGGGACGAAAGtccaaaaattttaatttttattctaaacgACCTAATCTTTGCTTTTCTAAAATAAAGAATGCTGTGATTGAAAAAAGAATTATAAGAAATTCGAATGAGCGTACGTTTACGATACGTCGAGAAGTCAATAATACGAAGAATTATccaaatttgaagaaaaatcgTTCTGAACAATGTTCGTgtagaaagaaaggaaacaatTTTACCCAATTGAATGGTGAAAACACGGGTGGACAAAATTTTCCCatcgaaaaaaatataaaaaaaataaaaaataacttaTCTATAAAAAACATGTTCGAAAATCTACTGCCTGTTACAGAACCAGAGTTATCGTCTTCGTTACTTTCATTGGAGTTagatattaatatttctaataattcCAGTAACATCGAGGAATTTTCAGAACGTAGAAAACCAAGAACTTATATAATACGTCAAACAACACAGGAATGTAATCGAAATAACTGGTTGAATAATTTTGAGAAGAGTGTCGTTTGTGTGGAACATACTTCCGATTTGACCCTTTCTTCATATAGTTTTTCTAATCACAATGTTCCTTTTAATTAA
- the LOC117164098 gene encoding uncharacterized protein LOC117164098, producing the protein MIVLRNSRRDCMKFKTLKQGREFLWVKEFQHFKIKIREESATTRSVKRSLADLLFEICKDCERMAAIPQGAFAACKVRRNLERNAMITSPIEEREKVGKENTFNMRPPSEGRELTPLKYNSKLMNSIWGLYNRYSVHNFKKNNSNDGVFGKFAAIWETISHSHAYAANSVITTAVANNNSQIMQKR; encoded by the exons ATGATTGTTttgagaaattctcgtcgagaCTGTATGAAGTTTAAAACATTGAAACAAGGTCGAGAGTTCCTGTGGGTCAAGGAATTTCAACATTTCAAAATCAAGATCCGTGAAGAAAGTGCAACAACGAGAAGTGTTAAAAGGAGTTTAGCGGATTTGCTTTTCGAAATTTGCAAAG ATTGCGAGAGAATGGCCGCTATTCCGCAGGGTGCATTTGCAGCGTGCAAAGTCCGCCGCAATTTAGAACGCAATGCTATGATAACATCACCAATAGAGGAGAGGGAAAAAGTGGGTAAAGAAAACACATTCAATATGAGACCCCCTTCGGAAG GCCGAGAGCTTACACCGCTAAAATATAACAGCAAATTAATGAACAGCATCTGGGGACTTTATAACCGTTATTCGGTACATAATTTCAAGAAAAACAATTCTAATGATGGGGTGTTTGGTAAGTTCGCGGCGATTTGGGAGACTATTTCTCACAGCCATGCATATGCCGCGAACTCGGTAATTACAACTGCAGTTGCCAACAATAACTCTCAAATTATGCAAAAGAGATGA